The nucleotide sequence GCCATTAGTCACAtgtaatatatacaaaaataaatatttcGACATTTATTTTTCTGTAAAGGACCCTTTGTAATCCTTTATTGCACTCTTGCCCACattgagcatggggtgcacaataaattgcTGCTGATTGCAACAAAGTTGAAGAAAGTCGGTGTTGATTAAATTTTTTGTGCATGAATGCCACATTCATGGTTCAAAAATGCACATTCCAGTGCTCTTCTAAAGCAATGGGAAAACTGGTGGTGGTATAGCCAACAGCAGAAACCAGCTAATTTGGGATAGCCTTGCATATATGCTTAGTAAGGTAGACTGTGTTCTTGTCTCATTCCTCTGTGTGAGCAAGACTTTTAAACTAAGAGGAGATCCACTATTATATAATTTACTTGGAATTTTTTTGGAAGAATATAAAAAGGTGTAGAAAAGTGCTAATTGAAGGAATTTCTAATTACTCTTGCATagtaaattaaaacaaaaaatataaaataaacacCACAAGCAAATGAAATAAAAGTAGGATTATAATCAGAAGCATTCACTCTGGATCTTAATTCTTTAAATAAAATGTTTACAGTTATATACATACCAGTACCTACACATCTAAACAGATAATTCATCTTTTCCAATTCTCTACATGTCATTACTTTTTAAAGATTTCAAGTTTTTTCATACTACATGTACATTCTGCATAGCATACCTATTTTTTCATCATCCCTCATCActgtttctcattctttttcttcctttattgGCACTTCTTGTGCAAAAACATGGTCTCGGAAATTTGGAAATTGTTCCCATGGTGCTGATAGGTCAAACTTGCGGAATTCCTGTGCAAGTTCTAGAGGTTCCACTACCACTCGTTTAGCCTCGTCATCATATCGAACCTGAAAAATATTTGGTTTGAAACTTCCTGAGGAAACTCCACAATTCATACTTAAATGGAACGGCATAACACAACAGACCAAATTTACATTTTTGGTTACTAGATCGTGGAGACATTTAAATATATAACCAAACACATAACAGATACCATTACAACTAAGGAATCACAACCAGGAGTTAACCAATCATAATCCGACTATCAAAAGAAATTGAATATTGCCTTGCACCCCAGAAAAGTACCACACCTATCACAATTCATTAGACTGATATGGCCTAAATTTGAGCTAAAAATGAGTGACATTCAAATGCTCGACTGAACTTTGACCAGATAGCTATGGAGTTCAACTACATAGAAAACCAGTTATACTAATGGGCAATAATTACTCTGAAAACTTTACAGCTCTAGAAATAAGTTTGAATATTTACATTTGACTCTTGCTGATTTTTTGTTACAAGTCAAAGAAAAACCTAATAGAATGAAACTCTTCCAAACCATGCTTCTTTCCAGATATTCCTATGTAAAGGAGATATGAAATATAAATGGCAACTTTCTGAAGGGCATTTTCAATCCCTCATTTTCCGAGTGTCCATTTGGCCTTTCCAtataaaagcttttttttttcttgcaaaaaATGTATTCATAATACATTAAATGTGGGTAAATACACATGGCCCTTAGCAAGTATTCTATGCTGGCTATAACTATGACAAATATTTCAAACCATCAAATCATGAATGCTCATACCTCCATGATCAGAAATAATATCTGCATGATTTATAGTGAAAAGTAATAATTATTTTGCAAGTATTATTGATGCTCTTTGATACCAAATAGTATTATAATTGCATGCACAATTCTAGATCCCTTTCTATATGAATTTCCTCAGTTGTCTTATTGAACTTGAAGCCAAACACAGTAAACTTAGTTTATTTCATGAAACCCATTTTTGATGCGAGGAACTACAATAATTTTAAAGTTTAATGAAAGTAGaaaacatgtacataatgtacTGCATTTGGAGCAAATGCACATACCTCTACATAACCAGATAATGGGAAGTCTTTCCTGAATGGGTGACCCTCGAAACCATAGTCGGTGAGAATTCTACGGAGATCTGGGTGGTTGGCAAAGAAAACTCCAAACATGTCCCACACCTCCCTTTCGTACCAGTTGGCTGCTTTGTGAACCTATCATAattaaaagatgagaaaaaataatttGAATCTTTGACGTACCGAACAACTAACCTTTTACTTGGTCACAAAATCTGATCAGCTCAAAGTTATAATTAAGAGCAGTTTAGAATTTTCCATGGCACATTCCTAACGCCTCTGAAAACCATCCATGACTGAGAGGACTGACTGTGTGATCTACAGAAGCATGTAGGAAGCCATGAGAAGTGATCAACCAAAAGAGTTGGAGAGATGTATGGAATGAAATGCTGATGGCAAGTGGTATTTCAGATGATACTACAGAAATATGTTTGCTGCAGTGCAGGCATTCTGTTTATGGGTCAgtgtatatgggtagggtgggagataatttgctcaatcattgagaatggagaacatgagggcttcattccctccaccatccgtatcaGAGGAATCCAATCATTCCCtttggtgaacattgaaatccccaaGGTAGAGGATTTCAGCTTGTGAGTGAGAGGATGTCAGTCTCATGGCAGAAGTTTAGATAGTTCAAGAAAAAAGCaaaacaggaaaagtgtggtagttggaagacagaccttgagccacataacatcaaagtttggtaACTCAAGGTCATGGAGGTGTGCAACAAGGTGTTGAGttagaataagcacaaacaccacctttgaaatTGGAATCGTGAGTGTAGATTATGGATATAAAGAAGGGACTACTGAGagcattagacaactgtgtctgagtgaaataagatattaggagaggtaaaCATGCAGAGTTTAAAGCAAGTTTTTCAAACTTTTGGTTGTCATACTTTCATCATAATTATATTAGTGTTCCTTTTACAATTCTGacattttcattcactttttcATTAAACATAACTATACCAAAACTCATCCATATGATCAATTCAATAACAAAAATGTATTGCCAAACAGTGAATTAACAATGACTACTACTTACACTGCAAAGGCTGTCAACTGGAGTTAACTCATCTGTGTATGTCTTCACACGGATCCTTTTATTATAACGCACTGAGAGAAGGTTGTACACCACCTGAAAAGGGAATACATTTGAATGGACACTCAAGTTTCAACTAAGAAAATCAATCACAAAAAGCAAAAATTTTAATCGGAGGTTAGAACCCTAAGTAAaactgaggcaaaaaaaaaaattttagtttTCATTGTGGTAAAAATATATCTCAATAAACACCTACTTCAGGTAGTATGTGGTATGAAATGCTAAACAAGCATAGTATTCAACCCAAAAGATCTCAAGATCATGGTAAATAAGCTAAAACTGTTAGCACATTCAGTTTCTGAGCACTGGTTTTCTTTGTAAATGTTTCTTACTAACCTCAAAGCGGTACGACCTGGTTGGCACATCAACGCCACACAGGTCAGACAAACATGTATACTGTGCATTTGTATGATCCTTCAAGAAAGACATAACTGGAATAACACCTTCTGAAGCTATCAACACTTCCAGTTCATTTCCTGATGTAATTTGAACCTGTAATCATGAATTATCATAAATACAATATAATTACTGGAATAATTTATTATATAGGCATTCAAAAATACTCCTGAATTAAAGCCCTGATATGGGAATGGTTCAGTTTTACCCTTGAACAAGTTACTAAAACTTCTACTTGGATT is from Panulirus ornatus isolate Po-2019 chromosome 57, ASM3632096v1, whole genome shotgun sequence and encodes:
- the ND-30 gene encoding NADH dehydrogenase [ubiquinone] iron-sulfur protein 3, mitochondrial; this encodes MAATVCRGLLTAAKNASRTVVPRVAGVRLCSTQLYPTVRPVDAVERQTLSEFGQYIAECLPKYVQKVQITSGNELEVLIASEGVIPVMSFLKDHTNAQYTCLSDLCGVDVPTRSYRFEVVYNLLSVRYNKRIRVKTYTDELTPVDSLCSVHKAANWYEREVWDMFGVFFANHPDLRRILTDYGFEGHPFRKDFPLSGYVEVRYDDEAKRVVVEPLELAQEFRKFDLSAPWEQFPNFRDHVFAQEVPIKEEKE